Proteins from one Desmodus rotundus isolate HL8 chromosome 9, HLdesRot8A.1, whole genome shotgun sequence genomic window:
- the MICOS13 gene encoding MICOS complex subunit MIC13: MVFRVWSVMRFLIKGSVAGGVVYLVYDQELLGPGSKSQAVLQKAEEVVPPAMYQFSQYVCEQTGLKIPQLPAPPKFNFHIRESWNSGIITVMSALSVAPSKAREYTKEGWEYLKERIK, translated from the exons ATGGTTTTCCGAGTGTGGTCGGTGATGAG GTTTCTCATCAAGGGGAGTGTGGCTGGGGGAGTGGTCTACCTGGTGTATGACCAGGAGCTGCTGGGGCCGGGCAGCAAGAGCCAGGCGGTCCTTCAGAAGGCGGAGGAGGTGGTCCCCCCCGCCATGTACCAGTTCAGCCAGTATGTGTGTGAGCAGACGGGCCTGAAGATACCCCAG ctcccagcccctccaAAGTTTAACTTCCACATCCGTGAGTCCTGGAATTCAG gcaTTATTACCGTGATGTCGGCCTTGTCGGTGGCCCCTTCCAAGGCCCGTGAATACACCAAGGAGGGCTGGGAATACCTGAAGGAACGAATCAAGTAG